In a single window of the Raphanus sativus cultivar WK10039 chromosome 9, ASM80110v3, whole genome shotgun sequence genome:
- the LOC108828108 gene encoding LOW QUALITY PROTEIN: ALA-interacting subunit 5 (The sequence of the model RefSeq protein was modified relative to this genomic sequence to represent the inferred CDS: inserted 2 bases in 1 codon; substituted 1 base at 1 genomic stop codon), producing MSSNVGSSEPSGXKKTSKRPKXSKFTQQELPACKPILTPSWVILTFLVAGVVFIPLGVICLFASQGVVELVDRYDTDCVPESSRSNKVAFIQGQEDKTCNRTITVTKTMKHPVYVYYQLENFYQNHRRYVKSRNDAQLRSPREEGDVKTCAPEDSVAGHPIVPCGLVAWSLFNDTYQFSRNSQELPVNKKDISWKSDRDSKFGKNVFPKNFQTGAPIGGGTLDPKKPLSEQEDLIVWMRTAALPIFRKLYGKIETDLNAGDTITVLLGNNYNTYSFTGEKKLVLSTTSWLGGRNDFLGAAYLTVGSICLFLAVAFSVLYLVKPRQLGDPSYLSWNRSPGG from the exons ATGAGTTCAAACGTTGGATCGTCTGAGCCTTCCGG AAAAAAAACCTCCAAGCGACCAAAAT AATCAAAGTTTACTCAGCAGGAGCTTCCAGCGTGCAAGCCAATTCTTACTCCAAGTTGG GTGATCTTGACATTCCTTGTTGCTGGAGTTGTCTTCATTCCCCTCGGAGTTATCTGCTTATTTGCTTCTCAGGGA GTAGTTGAGCTTGTTGATCGATATGACACAGACTGCGTTCCAGAATCTTCTAGGAGCAACAAGGTCGCCTTTATACAGGGCCAAGAAGATAAGACGTGTAACAGAACAATAACG GTCACAAAAACTATGAAGCACCCTGTTTATGTATACTACCAACTTGAGAACTTCTACCAAAACCATAGACG GTATGTGAAAAGTCGGAACGATGCACAACTAAGAAGTCCAAGAGAAGAGGGTGATGTGAAGACTTGTGCACCTGAGGATAGTGTGGCTGGACACCCAATTGTCCCATGTGGTCTTGTTGCTTGGAGTTTGTTCAATGATACTTATCAGTTTTCAAGAAATAGCCAAGAACTTCCTGTGAATAAGAAAGACATCTCATGGAAGAGTGATAGAGACAGCAAGTTTGGGAAAAATGTCTTCCCTAAAAATTTTCAGACAGGAGCTCCCATAGGTGGTGGAACTCTTGATCCCAAGAAACcg TTGAGTGAGCAAGAAGATCTCATAGTCTGGATGAGAACCGCGGCTTTGCCAATATTTAGGAAGCTGTATGGGAAGATTGAAACAGACCTGAATGCTGGTGATACCATAACGGTCTTGTTGGGGAACAACTACAACACTTACAGCTTCACTGGAGAGAAGAAGCTCGTGCTATCAACCACTAGCTGGCTCGGTGGAAGGAATGACTTCCTCGGGGCAGCGTATCTCACTGTAGGCAGCATCTGCTTGTTCTTGGCTGTTGCATTCTCCGTATTGTATCTAGTTAAGCCAAG GCAACTTGGAGATCCCTCGTACCTTTCGTGGAACAGAAGTCCTGGAGGTTGA
- the LOC108828106 gene encoding succinate-semialdehyde dehydrogenase, mitochondrial has protein sequence MVVGAAARVAIVGCRRILVSSSHAPILVSSQSRQMSMDARSVSEKLRNSGLLRTQGLIGGKWIDSYDKTTIKVNNPATGEIVADVACMGVRETNDAIASSYEAFQSWSRRTAGERSKVLRRWFDLLVAHKEELGQLITLEQGKPLKEAVGEVAYGASFIEYYAEEAKRVYGDIIPPNSSDRRLLVLKQPVGVVGAITPWNFPLAMITRKVGPALASGCTVVVKPSELTPLTALAAAELALQAGVPPGALNVVMGNAPEIGDALLSSPQVRKITFTGSTAVGKKLMAAAAPTVKKVSLELGGNAPSIIFDDADLDVAVKGTLAAKFRNSGQTCVCANRVLVQDGIYDKFAEAFSEAVQKLEVGDGFKEGTTQGPLINDAAIQKVDSFVQDAVSKGAKILLGGKKHSLGMTFYEPTVIRDVTSNMIMSKEEIFGPVAPLIRFKTEEDAIRIANDTIAGLAAYIFTNSVQRSWRVSEALEYGLVGVNEGIISTEVAPFGGVKQSGLGREGSKYGMDEYHEIKYICLGDMNRQ, from the exons ATGGTAGTCGGAGCTGCAGCGCGTGTAGCCATCGTCGGTTGCCGAAGGATCCTCGTCTCCTCCTCACATGCTCCCATCCTCGTCTCTTCTCAGTCTCGCCAG ATGAGTATGGATGCACGAAGCGTTTCCGAGAAGCTCAGGAACTCAGGTCTGTTACGAACGCAAGGTCTAATAGGAGGGAAGTGGATTGATTCGTATGATAAGACCACTATCAAG GTTAACAATCCAGCAACAGGTGAAATTGTGGCTGATGTTGCGTGTATGGGAGTTAGAGAGACGAATGATGCTATTGCTTCTTCTTACGAAGCATTCCAAT CTTGGAGCAGACGGACTGCTGGAGAGAGGAGTAAAGTTTTGAGGAGATG GTTTGACCTCCTGGTTGCACACAAGGAAGAACTTGGACAACTTATTACTTTGGAGCAAGGAAAACCACTAAAGGAGGCTGTAGGGGAG GTCGCATATGGGGCAAGTTTTATTGAGTACTATGCGGAGGAAGCAAAACGTGTATACGGTGATATAATTCCTCCTAATTCATCTGATCGCCGGTTGTTGGTCCTAAAACAG CCTGTTGGTGTTGTTGGCGCAATCACCCCTTGGAACTTTCCCTTAGCTATGATTACTCGAAAG GTTGGTCCTGCTCTGGCTTCTGGTTGCACGGTGGTTGTTAAACCATCTGAACTTACGCCCCTGACAGCACTTGCTGCGGCCGAACTTGCCCTTCAAGCTGGAGTTCCTCCA ggTGCACTTAATGTGGTCATGGGAAATGCTCCTGAAATTGGGGATGCTTTGCTTTCGAGTCCACAG GTGAGGAAAATCACGTTCACAGGATCAACAGCAGTTGGGAAGAAGTTGATGGCAGCTGCTGCACCTACTGTCAAGAAG GTTTCTCTAGAACTAGGCGGCAATGCACCCTCCATAATATTTGATGATGCAGACCTGGATGTAGCAGTAAAAGGAACG CTTGCAGCGAAATTTAGGAATAGTGGTCAGACATGTGTTTGTGCGAACAGGGTACTTGTGCAAGATG GTATCTATGATAAATTTGCTGAGGCCTTTTCTGAAGCGGTTCAAAAATTAGAAGTAGGGGATGGTTTTAAGGAGGGGACAACCCAG GGTCCACTTATAAACGATGCAGCAATTCAGAAG GTAGATTCATTCGTGCAAGATGCCGTTTCCAAG GGAGCAAAAATCCTTCTCGGCGGCAAAAAGCACAGTCTAGGGATGACTTTTTATGAGCCTACTGTTATCCGTGATGTCACGAGCAACATGATCATGTCTAA GGAGGAGATTTTCGGACCAGTAGCTCCCCTTATTCGATTCAAAACTGAGGAGGACGCTATCAGAATCGCTAATGACACTATTGCAG gACTTGCTGCTTATATATTCACAAACAGTGTGCAACGATCGTGGCGTGTCTCAGAAGCACTTGAATACGGACTTGTAGGGGTGAACGAAGGAATCATATCAACTGAG GTGGCTCCATTCGGGGGAGTGAAGCAGTCTGGTCTTGGAAGGGAAGGATCCAAGTACGGTATGGACGAATACCATGAG ATCAAATACATATGCTTGGGAGATATGAACAGACAGTGA
- the LOC108826853 gene encoding ent-kaur-16-ene synthase, chloroplastic isoform X2, producing MEISATLERRLEAVENTRANNVSFEQTKEKIRKMLLEKVELSVSAYDTSWVAMVPSPSSQTAPLFPQCLSWLLENQHEDGSWGLDHHPSLKKDMLSSTLACVLALKKWGTGERQISKGLQFIELHSASVTDETMEKPAGFDIIFPGMVEYARDLNLVIPLGSQVVDAMIQKRDLDLTSESFSRGREAYLAYVLEGTRKIQHWDLVAKYQRRNGSLFDSPATTAAAFTQFRNDGCLRYLSSLFQKFDSAVPTVYPFDQYARLSIIDTLESLGIDRDFKNEIRSVLDETYRCYLRGDEEICLDLATCALAFRLLLAHGYDVSYDPLKPFAEESGFSNTLEGYLKNTVSVLELFKAAQSYPHESALKEQCLWTKQYLEMELSNWPITSARDQYLKKEVEDALAFPPYASLERLDHRRRLLRGFCLENTRVMKTSYCFLNVCSSDILNLAVEDFNFCQSIHGEEMKRLDRWIVGNRLQELKFARQKLAYCYFSGAATLFTPELSDARVSWAKGGVLTTVIDDFFDVGASKEEMENLIHLVEKWDLNCVPEYCSEQVEIIFSVLRDTILETGEKAFVYQGRSVTHHIVKIWLDLLKSMLREAEWSSEKATPSLEDYMENAYVSFALGPIVLPATYLIGPLMSEETIGSPEYNQLYKLMSTMGRLLNDIQGFKRESAQGKLNGVSLHMIHDQDNRSKEEEVIECVKGMAERKRVELQKLVLEEKGSVVPRECKEAFLKMSKVLNLFYRKDDGFTSQDLMSVVKSVMYEPVTLQDESLT from the exons ATGGAAATATCtg CTACTCTGGAAAGGAGACTAGAGGCAGTAGAAAATACAAGAGCTAACAATGTG AGCTTTGAGCAGACAAAGGAAAAGATTAGGAAGATGTTGTTGGAAAAAGTGGAGCTTTCTGTTTCGGCTTATGACACCAGTTGGGTAGCAATGGTTCCATCACCAAGCTCCCAGACTGCTCCACTTTTCCCACAGTGCCTGAGCTGGTTACTGGAGAATCAACATGAGGATGGATCTTGGGGACTTGATCATCATCCATCTCTTAAGAAGGATATGCTATCGTCTACATTGGCATGTGTCCTCGCTCTGAAGAAGTGGGGAACTGGTGAAAGGCAAATAAGCAAGGGCCTACAGTTTATTGAGCTCCACTCTGCTTCAGTCACTGATGAAACCATGGAGAAGCCAGCAGGGTTTGATATTATATTTCCTGGGATGGTTGAGTATGCCAGAGACTTGAATCTGGTGATCCCATTGGGATCACAAGTGGTTGATGCCATGATTCAGAAAAGAGATCTGGATCTTACAAG TGAAAGCTTTTCAAGGGGAAGAGAAGCATACCTGGCCTATGTTTTAGAAGGAACAAGAAAGATTCAACACTGGGATTTGGTTGCTAAATACCAAAGGAGAAACGGGTCACTGTTTGATTCTCCAGCCACAACAGCAGCTGCGTTTACTCAGTTCAGAAACGATGGGTGTCTCCGTTATCTCTCTTCCCTCTTCCAGAAATTTGATTCTGCAG TTCCCACAGTTTATCCCTTTGACCAATATGCACGCCTTAGCATAATTGACACTCTTGAAAGCTTGGGAATCGATAGGGACTTCAAGAACGAGATCAGAAGCGTATTGGATGAAACTTATAG ATGCTATCTGCGTGGGGATGAAGAGATATGTTTGGACTTGGCCACTTGTGCTTTGGCGTTCCGGTTATTACTTGCTCATGGCTATGATGTGTCTTATG aTCCGCTGAAACCATTTGCAGAAGAATCTGGTTTCTCCAATACTTTGGAAGGATATTTAAAGAATACAGTTTCTGTGTTGGAACTGTTCAAGGCTGCTCAAAGTTATCCACATGAATCAGCTTTGAAAGAGCAGTGTCTGTGGACTAAGCAATATCTAGAGATGGAATTATCTAACTGGCCGATCACCTCTGCTCGAGATCAATACCTCAAGAAAGAA GTTGAGGATGCTCTTGCTTTTCCCCCCTACGCAAGCCTGGAAAGATTGGATCATAGGAGAAGATTACTCAGAGGTTTCTGTTTAGAAAACACAAGAGTTATGAAGACATCCTATTG TTTTCTCAATGTTTGCAGCTCTGATATCTTGAATCTAGCTGTGGAGGACTTTAACTTCTGCCAGTCCATACACGGTGAAGAAATGAAACGTCTTGATAG ATGGATTGTGGGGAATAGATTGCAGGAACTGAAATTTGCCAGGCAGAAGCTGGCTTACTGCTACTTCTCAGGTGCTGCAACTCTTTTCACTCCAGAGCTATCTGATGCTCGTGTATCGTGGGCCAAAGGTGGAGTGCTAACAACGGTTATAGACGACTTCTTTGACGTTGGAGCTTCCAAAGAAGAAATGGAAAACCTCATTCACTTGGTAGAAAA GTGGGATTTGAACTGTGTTCCTGAGTACTGCTCTGAACAAGTCGAGATCATTTTCTCGGTTCTAAGGGACACGATTCTTGAAACAGGAGAAAAAGCATTCGTCTACCAAGGACGCAGCGTGACACACCACATTGTGAAAATT TGGTTGGATTTGCTCAAGTCTATGTTGAGAGAAGCAGAGTGGTCTAGTGAAAAGGCAACACCAAGCCTGGAGGATTACATGGAAAATGCGTACGTATCATTTGCATTGGGACCAATTGTACTCCCAGCGACCTATCTGATCGGACCACTAATGTCAGAAGAAACTATCGGAAGCCCTGAATATAATCAGCTCTACAAACTCATGAGCACAATGGGTCGTCTCCTTAATGACATACAAGGCTTTAAG AGAGAAAGCGCCCAAGGGAAGCTGAACGGGGTTTCATTGCACATGATACACGACCAAGACAATCGCAGCAAAGAGGAGGAGGTCATAGAATGTGTAAAGGGTATGGCAGAGAGGAAGAGGGTAGAGTTGCAGAAGCTAGTTTTGGAGGAGAAAGGGAGTGTGGTTCCAAGGGAGTGCAAGGAAGCTTTCTTGAAGATGAGCAAAGTGTTGAACTTGTTTTACAGGAAAGATGATGGATTCACTTCACAAGATCTGATGAGTGTTGTTAAATCTGTAATGTATGAACCTGTGACCTTACAGGATGAGTCTCTAACTTGA
- the LOC108826853 gene encoding ent-kaur-16-ene synthase, chloroplastic isoform X1: MSISSSTSLRSSPISATLERRLEAVENTRANNVSFEQTKEKIRKMLLEKVELSVSAYDTSWVAMVPSPSSQTAPLFPQCLSWLLENQHEDGSWGLDHHPSLKKDMLSSTLACVLALKKWGTGERQISKGLQFIELHSASVTDETMEKPAGFDIIFPGMVEYARDLNLVIPLGSQVVDAMIQKRDLDLTSESFSRGREAYLAYVLEGTRKIQHWDLVAKYQRRNGSLFDSPATTAAAFTQFRNDGCLRYLSSLFQKFDSAVPTVYPFDQYARLSIIDTLESLGIDRDFKNEIRSVLDETYRCYLRGDEEICLDLATCALAFRLLLAHGYDVSYDPLKPFAEESGFSNTLEGYLKNTVSVLELFKAAQSYPHESALKEQCLWTKQYLEMELSNWPITSARDQYLKKEVEDALAFPPYASLERLDHRRRLLRGFCLENTRVMKTSYCFLNVCSSDILNLAVEDFNFCQSIHGEEMKRLDRWIVGNRLQELKFARQKLAYCYFSGAATLFTPELSDARVSWAKGGVLTTVIDDFFDVGASKEEMENLIHLVEKWDLNCVPEYCSEQVEIIFSVLRDTILETGEKAFVYQGRSVTHHIVKIWLDLLKSMLREAEWSSEKATPSLEDYMENAYVSFALGPIVLPATYLIGPLMSEETIGSPEYNQLYKLMSTMGRLLNDIQGFKRESAQGKLNGVSLHMIHDQDNRSKEEEVIECVKGMAERKRVELQKLVLEEKGSVVPRECKEAFLKMSKVLNLFYRKDDGFTSQDLMSVVKSVMYEPVTLQDESLT, from the exons ATgtctatttcttcctctaccAGCCTCCGTTCGTCTCCGATCTCAG CTACTCTGGAAAGGAGACTAGAGGCAGTAGAAAATACAAGAGCTAACAATGTG AGCTTTGAGCAGACAAAGGAAAAGATTAGGAAGATGTTGTTGGAAAAAGTGGAGCTTTCTGTTTCGGCTTATGACACCAGTTGGGTAGCAATGGTTCCATCACCAAGCTCCCAGACTGCTCCACTTTTCCCACAGTGCCTGAGCTGGTTACTGGAGAATCAACATGAGGATGGATCTTGGGGACTTGATCATCATCCATCTCTTAAGAAGGATATGCTATCGTCTACATTGGCATGTGTCCTCGCTCTGAAGAAGTGGGGAACTGGTGAAAGGCAAATAAGCAAGGGCCTACAGTTTATTGAGCTCCACTCTGCTTCAGTCACTGATGAAACCATGGAGAAGCCAGCAGGGTTTGATATTATATTTCCTGGGATGGTTGAGTATGCCAGAGACTTGAATCTGGTGATCCCATTGGGATCACAAGTGGTTGATGCCATGATTCAGAAAAGAGATCTGGATCTTACAAG TGAAAGCTTTTCAAGGGGAAGAGAAGCATACCTGGCCTATGTTTTAGAAGGAACAAGAAAGATTCAACACTGGGATTTGGTTGCTAAATACCAAAGGAGAAACGGGTCACTGTTTGATTCTCCAGCCACAACAGCAGCTGCGTTTACTCAGTTCAGAAACGATGGGTGTCTCCGTTATCTCTCTTCCCTCTTCCAGAAATTTGATTCTGCAG TTCCCACAGTTTATCCCTTTGACCAATATGCACGCCTTAGCATAATTGACACTCTTGAAAGCTTGGGAATCGATAGGGACTTCAAGAACGAGATCAGAAGCGTATTGGATGAAACTTATAG ATGCTATCTGCGTGGGGATGAAGAGATATGTTTGGACTTGGCCACTTGTGCTTTGGCGTTCCGGTTATTACTTGCTCATGGCTATGATGTGTCTTATG aTCCGCTGAAACCATTTGCAGAAGAATCTGGTTTCTCCAATACTTTGGAAGGATATTTAAAGAATACAGTTTCTGTGTTGGAACTGTTCAAGGCTGCTCAAAGTTATCCACATGAATCAGCTTTGAAAGAGCAGTGTCTGTGGACTAAGCAATATCTAGAGATGGAATTATCTAACTGGCCGATCACCTCTGCTCGAGATCAATACCTCAAGAAAGAA GTTGAGGATGCTCTTGCTTTTCCCCCCTACGCAAGCCTGGAAAGATTGGATCATAGGAGAAGATTACTCAGAGGTTTCTGTTTAGAAAACACAAGAGTTATGAAGACATCCTATTG TTTTCTCAATGTTTGCAGCTCTGATATCTTGAATCTAGCTGTGGAGGACTTTAACTTCTGCCAGTCCATACACGGTGAAGAAATGAAACGTCTTGATAG ATGGATTGTGGGGAATAGATTGCAGGAACTGAAATTTGCCAGGCAGAAGCTGGCTTACTGCTACTTCTCAGGTGCTGCAACTCTTTTCACTCCAGAGCTATCTGATGCTCGTGTATCGTGGGCCAAAGGTGGAGTGCTAACAACGGTTATAGACGACTTCTTTGACGTTGGAGCTTCCAAAGAAGAAATGGAAAACCTCATTCACTTGGTAGAAAA GTGGGATTTGAACTGTGTTCCTGAGTACTGCTCTGAACAAGTCGAGATCATTTTCTCGGTTCTAAGGGACACGATTCTTGAAACAGGAGAAAAAGCATTCGTCTACCAAGGACGCAGCGTGACACACCACATTGTGAAAATT TGGTTGGATTTGCTCAAGTCTATGTTGAGAGAAGCAGAGTGGTCTAGTGAAAAGGCAACACCAAGCCTGGAGGATTACATGGAAAATGCGTACGTATCATTTGCATTGGGACCAATTGTACTCCCAGCGACCTATCTGATCGGACCACTAATGTCAGAAGAAACTATCGGAAGCCCTGAATATAATCAGCTCTACAAACTCATGAGCACAATGGGTCGTCTCCTTAATGACATACAAGGCTTTAAG AGAGAAAGCGCCCAAGGGAAGCTGAACGGGGTTTCATTGCACATGATACACGACCAAGACAATCGCAGCAAAGAGGAGGAGGTCATAGAATGTGTAAAGGGTATGGCAGAGAGGAAGAGGGTAGAGTTGCAGAAGCTAGTTTTGGAGGAGAAAGGGAGTGTGGTTCCAAGGGAGTGCAAGGAAGCTTTCTTGAAGATGAGCAAAGTGTTGAACTTGTTTTACAGGAAAGATGATGGATTCACTTCACAAGATCTGATGAGTGTTGTTAAATCTGTAATGTATGAACCTGTGACCTTACAGGATGAGTCTCTAACTTGA
- the LOC108826853 gene encoding ent-kaur-16-ene synthase, chloroplastic isoform X3: MLLEKVELSVSAYDTSWVAMVPSPSSQTAPLFPQCLSWLLENQHEDGSWGLDHHPSLKKDMLSSTLACVLALKKWGTGERQISKGLQFIELHSASVTDETMEKPAGFDIIFPGMVEYARDLNLVIPLGSQVVDAMIQKRDLDLTSESFSRGREAYLAYVLEGTRKIQHWDLVAKYQRRNGSLFDSPATTAAAFTQFRNDGCLRYLSSLFQKFDSAVPTVYPFDQYARLSIIDTLESLGIDRDFKNEIRSVLDETYRCYLRGDEEICLDLATCALAFRLLLAHGYDVSYDPLKPFAEESGFSNTLEGYLKNTVSVLELFKAAQSYPHESALKEQCLWTKQYLEMELSNWPITSARDQYLKKEVEDALAFPPYASLERLDHRRRLLRGFCLENTRVMKTSYCFLNVCSSDILNLAVEDFNFCQSIHGEEMKRLDRWIVGNRLQELKFARQKLAYCYFSGAATLFTPELSDARVSWAKGGVLTTVIDDFFDVGASKEEMENLIHLVEKWDLNCVPEYCSEQVEIIFSVLRDTILETGEKAFVYQGRSVTHHIVKIWLDLLKSMLREAEWSSEKATPSLEDYMENAYVSFALGPIVLPATYLIGPLMSEETIGSPEYNQLYKLMSTMGRLLNDIQGFKRESAQGKLNGVSLHMIHDQDNRSKEEEVIECVKGMAERKRVELQKLVLEEKGSVVPRECKEAFLKMSKVLNLFYRKDDGFTSQDLMSVVKSVMYEPVTLQDESLT; this comes from the exons ATGTTGTTGGAAAAAGTGGAGCTTTCTGTTTCGGCTTATGACACCAGTTGGGTAGCAATGGTTCCATCACCAAGCTCCCAGACTGCTCCACTTTTCCCACAGTGCCTGAGCTGGTTACTGGAGAATCAACATGAGGATGGATCTTGGGGACTTGATCATCATCCATCTCTTAAGAAGGATATGCTATCGTCTACATTGGCATGTGTCCTCGCTCTGAAGAAGTGGGGAACTGGTGAAAGGCAAATAAGCAAGGGCCTACAGTTTATTGAGCTCCACTCTGCTTCAGTCACTGATGAAACCATGGAGAAGCCAGCAGGGTTTGATATTATATTTCCTGGGATGGTTGAGTATGCCAGAGACTTGAATCTGGTGATCCCATTGGGATCACAAGTGGTTGATGCCATGATTCAGAAAAGAGATCTGGATCTTACAAG TGAAAGCTTTTCAAGGGGAAGAGAAGCATACCTGGCCTATGTTTTAGAAGGAACAAGAAAGATTCAACACTGGGATTTGGTTGCTAAATACCAAAGGAGAAACGGGTCACTGTTTGATTCTCCAGCCACAACAGCAGCTGCGTTTACTCAGTTCAGAAACGATGGGTGTCTCCGTTATCTCTCTTCCCTCTTCCAGAAATTTGATTCTGCAG TTCCCACAGTTTATCCCTTTGACCAATATGCACGCCTTAGCATAATTGACACTCTTGAAAGCTTGGGAATCGATAGGGACTTCAAGAACGAGATCAGAAGCGTATTGGATGAAACTTATAG ATGCTATCTGCGTGGGGATGAAGAGATATGTTTGGACTTGGCCACTTGTGCTTTGGCGTTCCGGTTATTACTTGCTCATGGCTATGATGTGTCTTATG aTCCGCTGAAACCATTTGCAGAAGAATCTGGTTTCTCCAATACTTTGGAAGGATATTTAAAGAATACAGTTTCTGTGTTGGAACTGTTCAAGGCTGCTCAAAGTTATCCACATGAATCAGCTTTGAAAGAGCAGTGTCTGTGGACTAAGCAATATCTAGAGATGGAATTATCTAACTGGCCGATCACCTCTGCTCGAGATCAATACCTCAAGAAAGAA GTTGAGGATGCTCTTGCTTTTCCCCCCTACGCAAGCCTGGAAAGATTGGATCATAGGAGAAGATTACTCAGAGGTTTCTGTTTAGAAAACACAAGAGTTATGAAGACATCCTATTG TTTTCTCAATGTTTGCAGCTCTGATATCTTGAATCTAGCTGTGGAGGACTTTAACTTCTGCCAGTCCATACACGGTGAAGAAATGAAACGTCTTGATAG ATGGATTGTGGGGAATAGATTGCAGGAACTGAAATTTGCCAGGCAGAAGCTGGCTTACTGCTACTTCTCAGGTGCTGCAACTCTTTTCACTCCAGAGCTATCTGATGCTCGTGTATCGTGGGCCAAAGGTGGAGTGCTAACAACGGTTATAGACGACTTCTTTGACGTTGGAGCTTCCAAAGAAGAAATGGAAAACCTCATTCACTTGGTAGAAAA GTGGGATTTGAACTGTGTTCCTGAGTACTGCTCTGAACAAGTCGAGATCATTTTCTCGGTTCTAAGGGACACGATTCTTGAAACAGGAGAAAAAGCATTCGTCTACCAAGGACGCAGCGTGACACACCACATTGTGAAAATT TGGTTGGATTTGCTCAAGTCTATGTTGAGAGAAGCAGAGTGGTCTAGTGAAAAGGCAACACCAAGCCTGGAGGATTACATGGAAAATGCGTACGTATCATTTGCATTGGGACCAATTGTACTCCCAGCGACCTATCTGATCGGACCACTAATGTCAGAAGAAACTATCGGAAGCCCTGAATATAATCAGCTCTACAAACTCATGAGCACAATGGGTCGTCTCCTTAATGACATACAAGGCTTTAAG AGAGAAAGCGCCCAAGGGAAGCTGAACGGGGTTTCATTGCACATGATACACGACCAAGACAATCGCAGCAAAGAGGAGGAGGTCATAGAATGTGTAAAGGGTATGGCAGAGAGGAAGAGGGTAGAGTTGCAGAAGCTAGTTTTGGAGGAGAAAGGGAGTGTGGTTCCAAGGGAGTGCAAGGAAGCTTTCTTGAAGATGAGCAAAGTGTTGAACTTGTTTTACAGGAAAGATGATGGATTCACTTCACAAGATCTGATGAGTGTTGTTAAATCTGTAATGTATGAACCTGTGACCTTACAGGATGAGTCTCTAACTTGA